A DNA window from Eretmochelys imbricata isolate rEreImb1 chromosome 3, rEreImb1.hap1, whole genome shotgun sequence contains the following coding sequences:
- the PFN3 gene encoding profilin-3 — protein MGDWKSYINTILKDKNIEDVAIVGHSDNKSVWASKPGGLLAAISPQEVGVIIGHDRKGFLQTGITIAGKKCSVIRDYLLVEKDAVMDTRTKEGDSKSICIGKTPRALIFLMGKKGVHGGALNKKVHEMIASMKAQNS, from the coding sequence ATGGGTGACTGGAAAAGCTACATCAATACCATTCTAAAGGATAAGAACATTGAAGATGTAGCTATCGTGGGGCACAGTGACAACAAATCAGTATGGGCTTCCAAGCCAGGGGGCCTACTGGCTGCTATCTCACCTCAGGAAGTGGGGGTGATCATAGGCCATGACAGGAAGGGGTTCCTGCAGACAGGGATTACCATAGCTGGCAAGAAGTGCAGTGTGATCCGTGATTACTTGCTTGTGGAAAAAGATGCTGTGATGGACACCAGAACCAAGGAGGGTGACAGCAAGTCCATCTGTATTGGCAAGACCCCCAGAGCCCTGATCTTCCTCATGGGCAAAAAGGGAGTCCATGGAGGAGCCCTCAACAAGAAGGTGCATGAGATGATTGCAAGCATGAAAGCCCAGAATAGCTAG